A section of the Zygosaccharomyces rouxii strain CBS732 chromosome B complete sequence genome encodes:
- the RRP9 gene encoding ribosomal RNA-processing protein RRP9 (highly similar to uniprot|Q06506 Saccharomyces cerevisiae YPR137W RRP9 part of small (ribosomal) subunit (SSU) processosome (contains U3 snoRNA) Rrp9p is an ortholog of the human U3-55k protein the human cDNA partially complements a yeast rrp9 null mutant. (Pluk et al. (1998) Mol. Cell. Biol. 18 488-498.) U3 small nucleolar ribonucleoprotein-associated protein involved in pre-ribosomal RNA processing.) — protein MSAGEHSRKRTRTESETPTRDVDEEITDPSSEEEDGEHQGAGDGESDEDLVDSEEEFKGENPADKRRRLAKEYLKNLKEEAHDVIADGEGLQGENKDVESVTVDDYNNFDAAELDRDILASRLKQDVAEQHGRVFRFFAHKLLLSEAKTTFTRVGENNLTCISCFQPAFNKFQIDDERLSSRNKGKIFAYTASKDLQITKYDITDFDRRPQKLAFTKGGPRFFPQGKYEIENTTEGHYDEILTLAASPDGKYVVSGGKDRKLIVWSAESLAPVKVIPTKDRRGEVLGLTFRKNTDQLYASCADYKIRTYSINQASQLETLYGHHDIVVDISALSMERCVTVGSRDKTAMLWKIPDETRLTFRGGEEIDKLEKRWLRQHATEKENGELEYPDASEMPVFYGEGSIDVVTMVDDSHFITGSDNGNLCLWSLAKKKPVFVERTAHGVIPPPGSEQISGESNEQIRQRQLQDKRISRPYWITAVHAIPYSNVFFSGSWNGSIKVWKILDNLRGFELLGELPNCNGVVNKIQVVEAGKHGKEVFRVLASVGKEHKFGRWINKLPKARNGIYSAVITQGNF, from the coding sequence ATGTCAGCAGGTGAGCATAGCAGAAAGAGAACTAGAACCGAGAGTGAAACACCAACGAGAGATGTCGATGAAGAGATTACAGATCCATCATCcgaagaggaagatggaGAACATCAAGGTGCCGGAGATGGTGAAAGTGATGAGGATCTAGTAGATTCAGaggaagaattcaaaggaGAAAATCCAGCAGACAAAAGAAGGCGATTAGCTAAagagtatttgaaaaatttgaaagaggaAGCACATGATGTAATAGCTGATGGTGAGGGTTTACAAGGTGAAAACAAGGATGTGGAAAGCGTTACTGTCGATGATTACAACAATTTTGATGCTGCTGAGTTAGATAGGGACATTCTAGCATCGAGATTGAAACAGGATGTGGCGGAACAGCACGGACGTgttttcagattttttgCTCATAAATTACTCCTCAGTGAAGCCAAGACTACTTTTACCAGGGTCGGTGAGAATAATTTAACTTGTATCAGTTGTTTTCAACCAGCTTTCAAcaaattccaaattgatgatgaaaggtTGAGTAGTAGGAATAAAGGAAAGATATTTGCATACACAGCTAGTAAAGACTTACAAATTACCAAATATGATATTACAGATTTTGATAGAAGACCTCAAAAATTAGCATTTACTAAAGGTGGTCCTCGTTTTTTTCCTCAAGGGAAATACGAAATCGAAAATACTACTGAAGGCCATTACGATGAGATACTGACTCTGGCTGCATCACCTGATGGGAAATACGTGGTTAGCGGTGGTAAAGATAGAAAACTAATAGTTTGGAGTGCTGAATCACTAGCACCAGTTAAGGTGATCCCAACAAAGGACCGTCGGGGTGAAGTCTTGGGATTAACATTCAGGAAAAACACAGATCAATTATATGCATCGTGTGCCGATTATAAAATTCGTACCTATTCTATTAACCAAGCTtctcaattggaaactCTTTATGGTCATCATGATATAGTAGTTGATATATCGGCATTGAGTATGGAAAGATGTGTCACCGTGGGCTCTCGTGATAAGACTGCAATGCTATGGAAAATTCCTGATGAAACCAGGTTGACATTTAGaggtggtgaagaaattgacaaattggaaaagagaTGGTTAAGGCAACATGCCActgaaaaagaaaacggCGAACTGGAATATCCAGATGCATCTGAGATGCCAGTTTTTTATGGGGAAGGTAGCATTGATGTGGTAACCATGGTTGATGATTCTCATTTCATAACGGGTTCGGACAACGGTAATTTGTGTCTATGGTCACTGGCGAAGAAGAAGCCCGTATTCGTAGAAAGAACAGCTCATGGTGTCATACCCCCTCCAGGCTCAGAGCAAATTTCAGGTGAATCTAATGAGCAGATTAGACAAAGACAGTTACAAGATAAAAGAATCTCACGCCCATATTGGATTACCGCAGTCCACGCTATCCCTTATTCGAACGTATTCTTCTCAGGTTCATGGAATGGTAGTATAAAGGTatggaaaattttagaTAATTTGAGAGGTTTTGAACTGTTGGGAGAATTACCTAACTGTAATGGTGTGGTGAACAAAATTCAAGTCGTTGAGGCTGGTAAACATGGTAAGGAGGTATTCCGTGTACTAGCCAGTGTAGGTAAGGAGCATAAGTTTGGTAGATGGATTAACAAACTTCCAAAAGCCAGAAATGGTATCTATTCAGCTGTCATAACTCaaggaaatttttaa
- the CTF4 gene encoding chromatin-binding protein CTF4 (similar to uniprot|Q01454 Saccharomyces cerevisiae YPR135W CTF4 Chromatin-associated protein required for sister chromatid cohesion interacts with DNA polymerase alpha (Pol1p) and may link DNA synthesis to sister chromatid cohesion): protein MPEVVDKSAFDFGGKTLIALTPNGNQLCVTNKAGLSKVLQMNNPEEEPEVFEIPENVTSVVCDSNTSFIVTTLKGDCFRYDFSGKDQLLARSMLPMRDCDVVHNGKMVVIGGDDMELSLVELSEGFKRYSIKADEQVAQLSYSSQTNLLSVSYIDGRVCFYSISSTRPNKVKALEGYIPKNSYNDDHRDELLNHGDEEKDDADDDTVRDVEFRVENRICARAAWHANGLHFALPCHDYTVKIFSIKDYKLMKTLSNPHSSKAFFIDLKFEPLHGLYLAAVDHNNRLTIWNWQTSEVFYKKELGQRITNFVWKVHPDNKTLDIILGTWSGNIINVKRAAESTEENLNKTNQTKGLFVDSEADEEENLNEPNLHSPPGEVFTDDENDTGAKRHHYDDEQDFVDDDDGAGYVSEHPPLKRAKQGRGRILAPSLGANFQASPKPFTYRPLSQGATPFGNSDRRYLTMNNVGYVCVVRNNEQNSITVSFFDIGRFVEYHFEDVFGFDVCSLNENGALFAQSKAGQLHYRPHNSLLSPWTKTLPLQRGERITSVSHTPKRVFVGTSLGYVRIFNEHGVPLMVEKMSPIVALTAQDYKVFAIHFHNYHGITYSLFERSPTSSKYYQRESPLPLTLPQDNLQLEDIDSEFVGFNTLGIKNFFFSAYGDPCVFGIDNVLLVLSKWRSATENRWLPVLDANMEIWKMSGGKETDVKVWPLGLNYDMLNCILVKGRNMWPEFPLPLPSEMEMSIPIFVKSKLLEEQNDQERNGGGDDDEMERQELKIPVQWAAEESFLRSKVLSILLSDTLAHEGELYGNENEILASLTGVHDKSLLRLFAGACTEQNNEMALSLAQDLKQDRALNAAIKIAERAELLQLVKRIDTLRESRIQNEIHE, encoded by the coding sequence ATGCCTGAGGTGGTTGATAAGTCTGCATTTGACTTTGGTGGTAAGACTTTGATAGCTTTAACCCCCAATGGTAATCAACTATGTGTAACTAATAAGGCTGGGTTGAGTAAAGTTTTACAAATGAATAAtcctgaagaagaaccTGAAGTCTTCGAGATCCCAGAGAATGTTACCTCAGTTGTTTGTGATTCAAATACCAGTTTTATCGTTACTACGCTAAAGGGAGATTGTTTCAGATACGATTTTAGTGGGAAAGATCAATTGCTGGCAAGATCGATGCTGCCCATGAGAGATTGCGATGTTGTGCATAACGGAAAGATGGTTGTgattggtggtgatgatatGGAACTATCTTTAGTGGAATTAAGTGAAGGCTTTAAGAGATACAGCATAAAAGCCGATGAACAAGTTGCACAGTTATCTTACAGTTCACAAACTAATTTATTGTCAGTATCGTATATTGATGGTAGAGTGTGCTTctattcaatttcttccacGAGACCTAATAAGGTTAAAGCATTGGAAGGTTATATTCCCAAGAATTCTTACAACGATGATCACCGAGATGAGCTATTGAATcatggtgatgaagaaaaggatGACGCTGATGATGACACAGTAAGAGATGTAGAGTTCCGCGTTGAAAATAGAATTTGTGCTCGTGCTGCTTGGCATGCTAACGGGTTACATTTTGCACTGCCGTGCCATGACTATACTGTCAAGATTTTTTCTATTAAAGATTATaagttgatgaagactTTATCAAATCCCCATAGTTCAAAGgcatttttcattgatttgaaatttgaacCACTACATGGTCTCTATCTTGCAGCAGTGGATCATAATAACAGACTTACGATATGGAATTGGCAAACTTCTGAAGtattttacaagaaggAACTAGGTCAAAGGATTACCAACTTCGTATGGAAAGTGCATCCAGATAATAAGACTTTAGATATAATTTTGGGAACATGGTCTGGGAATATAATTAATGTTAAAAGGGCGGCAGAATCAACAGAGGAAAATTTAAACAAAACTAATCAGACTAAAGGCCTATTCGTTGATTCTGAAgctgatgaagaggaaaatttgaatgaGCCTAATCTGCATTCACCTCCGGGTGAAGTTTTcacagatgatgaaaatgatactGGAGCGAAAAGACATCATTATGATGACGAACAAGATTTtgtggatgatgatgatggtgcTGGATATGTATCGGAACATCCACCTCTTAAACGTGCAAAACAAGGTAGAGGTAGAATCCTGGCTCCCTCTCTGGGCGCTAATTTTCAGGCCTCTCCTAAGCCATTTACTTATAGACCATTATCACAAGGTGCGACACCCTTTGGGAACAGTGATCGTCGATATTTGACTATGAATAATGTCGGATACGTGTGCGTTGTACGCAATAACGAACAAAACAGCATTACAGTGTCATTTTTTGATATTGGAAGATTCGTCGAATAccattttgaagatgttttTGGTTTCGATGTCTGTTCATTGAATGAGAATGGTGCGTTATTTGCACAATCTAAAGCAGGACAATTGCACTACAGGCCTCATAATTCACTGCTTTCGCCTTGGACGAAAACCTTACCACTACAAAGAGGTGAGAGAATCACTAGCGTGTCACATACCCCTAAGAGGGTATTTGTGGGGACATCCCTAGGTTATGTGAGAATATTTAACGAACATGGTGTACCATTAATGGTTGAGAAAATGTCTCCCATTGTGGCCCTTACTGCTCAGGACTACAAAGTATTTGCAATCCATTTCCATAATTATCATGGTATTACGTATTCCTTGTTTGAGCGTTCCCCCACTTCAAGTAAGTACTACCAAAGAGAAAGTCCTTTGCCGCTCACTCTGCCACAGGATAATTTACAACTCGAAGATATCGATTCTGAATTTGTTGGTTTTAACACATTGggaataaaaaatttcttcttttcagcatACGGTGATCCATGTGTCTTTGGCATTGATAACGTTTTACTGGTATTATCTAAATGGAGATCTGCTACTGAGAACAGATGGTTACCTGTTCTTGATGCTAATATGgaaatttggaagatgtcTGGTGGTAAAGAAACGGATGTTAAAGTATGGCCATTGGGTCTGAATTACGACATGTTAAATTGTATCTTGGTGAAAGGTAGAAATATGTGGCCAGAGTTTCCGTTACCTTTACCGTCAGAGATGGAAATGAGCATCCCCATCTTTGTAAAGAGCAAACTATTAGAAGAGCAAAATGATCAAGAAAGgaatggtggtggtgatgatgatgaaatggagAGACAGGAGTTGAAGATTCCAGTTCAATGGGCTGCAGAAGAATCATTCCTAAGGTCTAAAGTTTTATCAATACTGTTAAGTGATACATTAGCCCATGAAGGTGAACTTTACGGAAATGAGAACGAAATCCTGGCTTCATTGACAGGAGTTCACGACAAGTCTCTGTTAAGACTATTTGCTGGTGCATGTACAGAACAGAACAATGAGATGGCATTATCGTTGGCAcaagatttgaaacaaGATAGAGCTCTAAATGCCGCAATCAAAATTGCTGAAAGGGCAGAACTTTTACAACTGGTAAAGCGTATAGATACACTGAGAGAGTCAAGGATTCAAAATGAGATACATGAGTAA
- the COG2 gene encoding Golgi transport complex subunit COG2 (similar to uniprot|P53271 Saccharomyces cerevisiae YGR120C COG2 Essential component of the conserved oligomeric Golgi complex (Cog1p through Cog8p) a cytosolic tethering complex that functions in protein trafficking to mediate fusion of transport vesicles to Golgi compartments) produces MDFLEEDELDLDLPTITEINRDLFIDQTHQEKEFDVDEFLINNNFQYVPLDSLIHDLSGLSKELEHALPEKIAGKYDDYLKFCKPYTDEDSQSILEIQRTKTDLNKFTTQLNQLTHKDLLRTQSTIDETVAYLRKLDSMIQQLQNHSQLPQLIQLAKEMSTCLHAMCGTDPLDPLLITELTIQLHNLMRRIRQLFDTLSDLNSPFLKHQRNGYQGLLQEFQISLKLLTARCLEDPNGNQKLSKVLVSILNSSR; encoded by the coding sequence ATGGATTTCctagaagaagatgagcTAGATTTAGATCTGCCGACCATCACAGAGATCAACAGAGACCTTTTCATCGATCAAACGCATCAAGAGAAGGAATTCGACGTGGACGAATTCCTCATAAACAACAACTTCCAATACGTGCCACTAGATTCTCTAATACACGATCTAAGCGGATTATCAAAGGAACTAGAGCACGCTCTACCTGAAAAGATCGCTGGAAAGTATGATGATTACCTAAAGTTCTGTAAACCGTATACCGATGAAGATAGTCAAAGCATACTGGAGATACAGAGAACCAAGACAGATTTGAACAAGTTTACtactcaattgaatcaattgacaCACAAAGACCTTTTAAGAACTCAATCTACGATCGACGAAACCGTTGCATACTTGCGTAAACTCGATTCCATGATTCAACAGCTACAAAACCACTCCCAGCTACcccaattgatccaattggCCAAAGAGATGAGTACATGTCTACATGCCATGTGCGGTACAGATCCACTAGATCCTCTGTTGATTACAGAATTAACCATCCAACTACATAATCTGATGAGAAGAATTCGTCAACTATTTGACACATTATCCGATCTGAACTCGCCTTTTCTCAAGCATCAACGTAATGGATATCAGGGATTACTGCAAGAATTCCAGATATCACTAAAGCTGCTAACAGCTAGATGCCTAGAGGATCCAAATGGTAATCAAAAATTGTCTAAAGTACTGGTTTCCATACTAAATTCATCTCGATGA
- the NUP57 gene encoding FG-nucleoporin NUP57 (some similarities with uniprot|P48837 Saccharomyces cerevisiae YGR119C NUP57 Essential subunit of the nuclear pore complex (NPC)) has protein sequence MFSFGAGNNTSGGSNTSGGLFGNKPAGNTGFTFGGGSNQGSQPGGFAFGQPNTSSGANNNAVGGTSGGGGLFGNKPAGGGLFGGQNNQQSTGGGLFGSQSNQQSSGGGLFGGQNNQPSGGGLFGSKPAGSGGLFGGQTNQQGGGGLFGGQNNQQQPQQPSLFGASAQQPQPQQPQPQQPQNSLFGSATTQPSFAWSQPQNNQPMFQQQQQQQQQQQQQQQQQQQQQQFQQQQQQQLQFQQQHSNYPQQVQEQVVKLKDSWDPTSNKTKLKTFVYNKAKETDARLYNKPPDVTQDDWDHAMDNKPSADVIPVQLYGFEGLNQRNQLQRENVAQARVILNQILEESTQLQQKHELDTAARILKAQTRNVQIERRILRLGTQLAILKGRGLPLSITEEKMWSQFQSLLQRSNNPAGLGKTNELWARLAVLKERAKNISDQLDSTVVVINENGGDISTNRGGDKEKTAKRSDEDLENRIDVIAEILSNQQRGICYLNEVLEKDHSNLDKLTKK, from the coding sequence ATGTTTAGTTTTGGTGCCGGGAATAATACGTCTGGTGGAAGTAACACTTCTGGTGGTCTATTCGGTAATAAACCTGCCGGTAATACGGGGTTCACATTTGGTGGGGGATCTAATCAAGGTTCTCAACCTGGGGGGTTTGCGTTTGGTCAACCGAACACCAGCTCTGGTGCCAATAACAATGCAGTAGGTGGAACTAGTGGCGGTGGCggattatttggaaatAAGCCTGCCGGTGGAGGATTGTTTGGAGGTCAGAATAACCAACAGAGTACTGGAGGCGGATTGTTTGGAAGCCAGAGTAATCAACAGAGCTCTGGCGGTGGATTGTTTGGCGGTCAAAATAATCAACCAAGCGGTGGGGGATTATTCGGCAGCAAACCTGCAGGAAGCGGCGGACTATTTGGTGGTCAGACCAATCAGCAAGGTGGTGGGGGATTATTCGGTGGTCAGAACAATCAGCAACAGCCTCAACAGCCATCGCTATTTGGTGCCTCTGcacaacaaccacaaccacaacaaccacaaccgCAACAGCCCCAAAACTCGTTATTTGGATCTGCCACTACACAACCTTCATTTGCCTGGTCTCAACCTCAGAACAATCAACCAATgtttcaacaacaacaacaacagcagcagcaacagcaacaacagcaacagcaacagcagcaacaacaacaattccagcaacaacagcagcaacaactGCAAttccaacaacaacattCTAACTACCCGCAACAGGTGCAAGAACAAGTGgttaaattgaaagattccTGGGATCCAACTTCCAACAAGACCAAATTAAAAACTTTTGTCTACAACAAAGCAAAAGAAACAGATGCAAGACTATACAACAAACCACCAGATGTGACCCAAGACGATTGGGATCATGCAATGGATAATAAACCTTCTGCAGATGTTATTCCCGTGCAGCTGTATGGATTTGAAGGTCTTAACCAACGTAATCAATTGCAAAGAGAAAACGTTGCACAAGCTCGTGTCATTTTAAACCAAATATTGGAAGAATCAACACAACTACAACAGAAGCACGAATTGGATACAGCAGcaagaattttaaaagCACAGACTAGAAAtgttcaaattgaaagaagaatattaaGATTGGGAACACAACTAGCTATCCTGAAGGGTAGGGGACTTCCGTTGAGTATAACCGAGGAAAAAATGTGGTCACAATTCCAATCGTTATTACAACGTAGTAACAATCCTGCTGGATTAGGGAAGACAAACGAATTATGGGCAAGATTGGCTGTACTTAAAGAAAGGGCTAAAAACATTTCTGATCAATTAGATAGTACAGTAGTGGTTATCAATGAGAATGGTGGAGACATTTCCACTAATCGTGGCGGTGACAAGGAGAAAACTGCAAAGAGatcagatgaagatttggagAATAGAATTGACGTCATTGCAGAGATTTTGAGCAATCAACAACGAGGCATATGTTATTTAAACGAAGTTCTTGAAAAGGATCATTCtaatttggataaattgaccaaaaaataa
- the MSS18 gene encoding Mss18p (weakly similar to uniprot|P08593 Saccharomyces cerevisiae YPR134W MSS18 Protein involved in splicing intron a15beta of COX1 Involved in splicing of mitochondrial COX1 transcript), producing MIKNCIALNLKFAQPSKYTFNELSCYRYIVSELNRLGKVLYARPYLFNTQSLSRDNRRLDIVVNGQRQLLSQFFYGLKGIQMDQDSLARSSSMVPLDQPIKDEEDHEGLVQLHEAWKTQLDIYERQKRYELHALPDFVKVEPWVLDTKIPNEADYEGNTHQLKSTNEILTLKSQIYPDFEAMPFEMQKWFIGLGLRSESDQLCQDRLDILTHGFKGFV from the coding sequence ATGATTAAGAATTGTATTGCATTGAATCTGAAATTTGCACAACCATCAAAGTATACATTCAATGAATTGTCGTGTTATAGATATATCGTTAGCGAATTGAACAGGTTAGGTAAAGTTTTATATGCAAGGCCTTACTTGTTCAATACTCAGTCGTTGTCAAGGGATAATAGACGTTTAGATATTGTGGTTAATGGACAAAGACAGCTTTTATCGCAGTTTTTCTACGGGTTAAAAGGCATACAGATGGATCAAGATTCTCTTGCTAGATCATCATCGATGGTTCCCTTGGACCAACCCataaaagatgaagaagaccACGAAGGGTTGGTACAACTACATGAAGCATGGAAAACACAATTAGATATTTATGAAAGGCAGAAAAGATATGAGTTACATGCGTTACCAgattttgtaaaagttgAACCATGGGTACTTGATACCAAGATACCTAATGAGGCAGATTACGAAGGTAATACCCATCAGTTAAAAAGTACAAATGAAATCCTAACTTTAAAATCACAGATTTATCCAGATTTTGAAGCTATGCCATTTGAAATGCAAAAATGGTTTATCGGATTAGGTCTAAGAAGTGAATCCGACCAACTATGTCAAGATCGATTAGATATCTTGACCCATGGGTTTAAAGGGTTTGTATGA
- the TOM5 gene encoding Tom5p (similar to uniprot|P80967 Saccharomyces cerevisiae YPR133W-A TOM5), translating into MFGLPQQEPSEEEKKLHQQSTNKTVMNAVYAGAILWLTPLALHFVKRQWK; encoded by the coding sequence ATGTTTGGTCTACCACAACAAGAACCTAgcgaagaagaaaagaagctTCACCAACAATCTACCAACAAGACTGTCATGAACGCAGTTTATGCTGGTGCCATTCTATGGCTCACCCCTCTAGCATTGCATTTCGTCAAGAGACAATGGAAATAG
- the SPN1 gene encoding transcription factor SPN1 (some similarities with uniprot|Q06505 Saccharomyces cerevisiae YPR133C IWS1 Protein that interacts with Spt6p and copurifies with Spt5p and RNA polymerase II probable transcriptional elongation factor metazoan homologs contain an acidic N terminus mutations in the gene confer an Spt-phenotype): MSSEEPAQVVDSLASPEGPAGVDTNGTAETTTAAETAAAAAADRQRKHIEKSGSDDESDGDADPEAEAAKNARIATNQQLDEIDNTHRNRQELEEKLDKIIKKPKARRSRRDEDDLEQFLDEKILRLKDEMNVAAQIDVDTLNKRLETGDNSLIAMQKVKLLPKVESVLSKAHLADTILDNNLLQSVRIWLEPLPDGSLPSFEIQKSLFAALEKLPIKTEHLKESGLGRVIIFYTKSKRVEPPLARLADRLIAEWTRPIIGASDNYRDKRILQLEFDAEKMRKKAALDSAKSRKKKSGKKITAQGSTSQSLYEQAAARRNRAAAPAPTTTDYKYAPTSNLNPTSGPSKIAGVGSSLNNSEMYKRLTSRLQKGKRSK, from the coding sequence ATGAGCAGTGAAGAGCCTGCACAGGTTGTAGACTCTTTAGCGAGTCCAGAAGGTCCAGCTGGAGTGGATACGAACGGAACAGCAGAGACGACAACAGCAGCAGAgacagcagcagcagcagcagcagatAGACAGCGCAAacatattgaaaagagtgGTAGTGATGACGAGAGTGATGGTGATGCAGATCCAGAGGCAGAAGCAGCCAAAAATGCACGTATAGCTACGAATCAGCAGTTAGATGAAATCGATAACACTCATCGTAATCGCCAAGAGCTAGAGGAGAAGCTAGATAAGATTATTAAGAAACCTAAGGCAAGGAGGAGTAGAAGAGACGAAGATGATTTGGAACAGTTTCTAGATGAAAAGATCCTAAGGTTAAAGGATGAGATGAATGTTGCTGCACAAATCGATGTAGATACTTTAAACAAGAGGTTGGAAACCGGTGATAACTCATTAATTGCCATGCAGAAGGTCAAACTATTGCCCAAGGTGGAAAGCGTCCTATCTAAAGCTCATCTTGCGGATACCATATTGGATAATAACCTTTTACAAAGTGTAAGAATTTGGTTAGAGCCATTGCCAGATGGATCGTTACCatcatttgaaattcaaaaatctttatTTGCCGCCCTTGAGAAGCTGCCAATCAAGACTGAACATTTAAAGGAAAGTGGTTTGGGTCGTGTCATAATTTTTTACACTAAATCTAAACGTGTAGAACCACCATTGGCCAGATTAGCGGATAGATTAATTGCAGAATGGACAAGACCAATTATCGGAGCATCTGATAACTATAGAGATAAGAGAATTTTACAGTTGGAATTTGATGCTGAAAAGATGAGAAAGAAGGCAGCCTTAGATTCTGCAAAGAGCcgtaagaagaaatcagGTAAAAAGATTACAGCCCAGGGATCGACTTCACAATCATTATACGAACAAGCAGCAGCTCGCAGGAACAGAGCCGCTGCACCTGCACCAACTACAACTGATTACAAGTATGCTCCAACGAGTAATTTGAATCCCACTTCTGGTCCTTCAAAGATTGCAGGTGTTGGTTCATCGTTGAACAACAGCGAAATGTACAAGAGACTAACCTCAAGACTACAAAAGGGTAAACGTTCTAAATAG
- the RPS23B gene encoding 40S ribosomal protein uS12 (highly similar to uniprot|P32827 Saccharomyces cerevisiae YPR132W), with the protein MGKGKPRGLNSARKLRVHRRNNRWAENNYKKRLLGTAFKSSPFGGSSHAKGIVLEKIGVESKQPNSAIRKCVRVQLIKNGKKVTAFVPNDGCLNFVDENDEVLLAGFGRKGKAKGDIPGVRFKVVKVSGVSLWALYREKKEKPRS; encoded by the coding sequence ATGGGTAAGGGTAAGCCAAGAGGTTTGAACTCCGCTAGAAAGTTGCGTGTCCACAGAAGAAACAACCGTTGGGCTGAAAACAACTACAAAAAGAGACTTTTGGGTACtgctttcaaatcttctccTTTCGGTGGTTCATCTCACGCTAAAGGTATTGTCCTTGAAAAGATCGGTGTGGAATCCAAACAACCAAACTCTGCTATCAGAAAATGTGTTAgagttcaattgatcaagaacGGTAAGAAAGTTACCGCCTTTGTTCCTAACGATGGTTGTTTAAACTTTGTCGATGAAAACGACGAAGTGCTTTTGGCCGGTTTCGGTAGAAAGGGTAAGGCTAAGGGTGATATTCCAGGTGTTAGATTCAAGGTCGTCAAAGTTTCTGGTGTCTCCTTGTGGGCTCTATACAgggagaagaaggaaaagcCAAGATCTTGA
- a CDS encoding uncharacterized protein (no similarity) encodes MKALQILCSAHPFPPSSSSTLFSQVCQQSIRNCRSAPSPSAFLIYITIYFCPVLPGSRP; translated from the coding sequence atgaAAGCCCTACAGATACTTTGTAGTGCGCACCCTTTCCCTCCAAGTTCTTCCTCCACTCTATTCTCACAAGTGTGTCAACAAAGTATAAGGAATTGCCGCTCAGCACCTTCTCCTTCTGCCTTCCTTATTTATATAACCATCTACTTTTGTCCGGTCCTACCAGGGAGCCGTCCGTGA